A window from Malassezia restricta chromosome I, complete sequence encodes these proteins:
- a CDS encoding A1 cistron-splicing factor AAR2, with translation MSVADWYARHAFILLQNLPRGSYISIDQHAYRTDTSFEGFKLVPPGIHCIAWQSAAASADDGDRHDGLSEGIRSIWFFYVQEETVLVRMYDATSDTWMTAPGTGAETPVIVSRDHLQSMDRHLAAYPMDSSPLWHRLTHFLRLSRSTIDRVFGIDARSADATCDSFTPVTDRNARSSLRELRTDPRLQEEISLPGLAFTSFSLSHSWPPEAHGEERTRWNMDKSWLLEHVMQRACDAEKVSLSHEPLLREFELCFLLFRCTSNAAALDHWMAMVSLFSRAAAYIGAPTPPHTLHPCEWDTALPSHVWAPRLEAHRAWIQTLVSQFEALPSTIWTEDLLTFEAQILEDMASLRMNISRSLGAWAATSSSSPSTEHEQLVQAWRKLSAMAQKQFEWSLDYLLDEEVEADDAEEGEDAPVIVHMS, from the coding sequence ATGTCGGTGGCGGATTGGTATGCTCGCCATGCCTTTATCCTCCTACAAAATTTGCCGCGCGGCTCGTATATATCGATAGATCAGCATGCATATCGGACAGACACATCTTTTGAGGGCTTCAAACTTGTTCCGCCCGGCATACACTGCATTGCATGGCAGAGTGCGGCTGCCTCcgcggacgacggcgaccgACACGACGGCTTGTCGGAGGGTATTCGATCTATTTGGTTCTTTTACGTTCAGGAAGAAACCGTTCTGGTACGCATGTATGATGCAACGTCCGATACATGGATGACGGCGCCCGGTACAGGTGCAGAAACGCCTGTGATTGTCTCACGAGATCACCTCCAAAGCATGGATCGCCATCTGGCTGCTTACCCCATGGATTCAAGCCCATTATGGCATCGTTTAACACACTTTTTACGGCTCAGCCGAAGCACCATCGATCGTGTGTTTGGCATCGACGCTCGCTCTGCCGACGCCACGTGCGATTCGTTCACGCCGGTGACAGATCGTAATGCACGTTCCTCGTTACGAGAACTTCGTACGGATCCTCGCCTGCAAGAAGAAATTTCTCTACCTGGGCTGGCATTCACCTCATTTTCACTCTCGCATAGTTGGCCACCGGAGGCGCACGGTGAGGAAAGGACACGATGGAATATGGACAAATCTTGGCTGCTTGAGCATGTGATGCAGCGAGCGTGTGACGCGGAAAAGGTATCGTTATCTCACGAGCCACTGCTTCGAGAGTTTGAACTGTGTTTTCTTCTATTCCGATGCACCAGCAACGCGGCAGCGTTGGACCACTGGATGGCCATGGTCTCTCTCTTTagtcgtgctgcagccTATATTGGTGCCCCAACGCCACCGCACACCTTGCATCCATGTGAATGGGACACCGCCTTGCCTTCGCACGTGTGGGCAccgcgcctcgaggcgcacaGAGCCTGGATTCAGACACTTGTGTCCCAGTTCGAAGCCCTACCATCCACGATTTGGACAGAAGACTTGCTCACGTTCGAGGCCCAGATCTTGGAGGATATGGCAAGTCTGCGCATGAACATCAGCCGCAGCCTCGGCGCCTGGGCAGCcacgtcgtcatcatcgcCGAGTACAGAGCATGAACAACTCGTTCAGGCGTGGCGCAAGCTTAGTGCCATGGCACAAAAGCAATTTGAGTGGTCATTAGACTATTTACTCGATGAAGAAGTAGAAGCTGACGATGCTGAGGAGGGGGAAGATGCACCTGTTATCGTACATATGAGTTAG
- a CDS encoding translation initiation factor IF-3, whose protein sequence is MKSFALLSPTLRGRMTPLRAKWPTGPLGAATLPFHTAAPRAANDKSAQDKLVDERITAPLIQLVDPTSGQLHGPFKPQDILAKIDRKAYLLMQVTKGAMDDPTQKKEWSLRDLPICRLINKRVEYERQREKKKKPTSTQSKALTLSWNVSDHDLSHKLSKARRELERGHQVRVEISAKSGTPRALPGSQEADDRLQLVEHILSQLTQASPTSEATLARITSPPSWNRSRTLVAFVLQGSGAA, encoded by the coding sequence ATGAAGAGTTTCGCTCTGCTGTCGCCGACTCTGCGTGGCCGCATGACACCGCTGCGCGCCAAATGGCCCACTGGACCACTTGGCGCCGCAACCCTCCCGTTCCATACAGCAGCCCCCCGCGCGGCGAATGACAAGTCGGCGCAAGACAAGCTTGTCGATGAACGAATCACTGCACCCCTCATTCAGCTTGTCGACCCGACCAGCGGACAGCTTCATGGGCCGTTCAAACCCCAAGATATCCTAGCGAAAATCGACCGCAAGGCATACCTGCTCATGCAAGTCACAAAGGGCGCTATGGACGACCCTACGCAGAAAAAAGAGTGGTCTCTCCGAGATCTCCCCATATGCCGTCTGATCAACAAGCGCGTGGAATATGAGCGACAGCGCgagaagaaaaagaagccCACGAGCACGCAATCCAAGGCATTGACGCTTTCTTGGAACGTGTCAGACCATGATCTCTCCCACAAGCTGTCTAAAGCGCGTCGTGAACTGGAGCGCGGACACCAGGTGCGGGTGGAAATCTCTGCCAAGTCAGGCACTCCACGTGCCTTGCCTGGCAGCCAAGAGGCCGATGACCGtctgcagctcgtggagcACATCTTATCTCAACTGACACAGGCTAGCCCCACGTCAGAGGCAACGCTCGCTCGCATTACGTCGCCCCCGTCGTGGAATCGCTCACGCACGCTGGTCGCCTTTGTCCTGCAAGGCTCCGGGGCCGCCTGA
- a CDS encoding putative membrane protein required for lumenal ER protein retention yields MRTAALGVWAWAAVARAAPDRADTVLDASFEHFLPPIFRAVLMTALCMCGFGVILQVLQHWDMNVFHGPGPASRLPLAHTRTDPTRESGALPLYLLALCHVAWSTFCWLMYRLHVEPRTGLRTLHAQAWETATLAGLLVLWIVPGPFRHLLRAWNRSLVRLFTPSLQQPILFTDVVLADILTSFAKVLGDVWLSLVLLAYFVMGQRADDRILLQAQTHVAVPVLISVPYVIRFRQCLSEYYTSGTRVRRPLYNALKYLSSLPVIWLRSWPVFMSLSPGAARIVDVAWYACVLLNTLFSFWWDVTNDWGLDLLQPHSFHALVTHPPTQLPTLHRRSSSEHDHTHAALPMKPQGHVRRPTVLRMPEKPLPLPPSLYWAILCVNLVLRFTWSVKLSSHWQFLWDWQRGLLLLEALEIVRRCVWVLLRVEWELVRQHPMDL; encoded by the coding sequence ATGCGGACGGCTGCCTTGGGTGTGTGGGCATGGGCAGCTGTTGCAAGGGCGGCGCCAGATCGCGCTGACACGGTCCTGGATGCCTCCTTTGAGCATTTCCTGCCGCCCATTTTCCGTGCGGTGCTCATGACGGCGCTGTGTATGTGTGGGTTCGGCGTGATTCTGCAGGTGTTGCAGCACTGGGACATGAACGTGTTTCATGGCCCAGGACCGGCGTCGCGTCTCCCACTCGCCCACACACGCACGGATCCTACGCGTGAGAGCGGTGCATTGCCCTTGTATCTACTTGCCCTATGCCACGTCGCATGGTCCACCTTCTGCTGGCTCATGTACCGCCTGCATGTTGAGCCACGCACTGGGTTGCGGACGCTGCACGCCCAGGCCTGGGAGACGGCAACGTTGGCGGGCTTGCTCGTGCTCTGGATCGTTCCGGGCCCGTTTCGACACCTGCTACGTGCCTGGAACCGCTCGCTCGTGCGACTTTTCACGCCGTCGCTGCAACAGCCCATCCTGTTCACCgatgtggtgctggcggATATTCTCACGTCGTTTGCCAAAGTTCTGGGCGATGTGTGGCTCTCCCTTGTGTTGCTGGCCTACTTTGTCATGGGCCAGCGTGCAGATGACCGCATCTTGCTTCAAGCTCAGACGCATGTGGCCGTGCCCGTGCTCATCAGCGTGCCGTACGTGATCCGGTTTCGGCAGTGCTTGTCCGAATACTACACGTCCGGCACGCGCGTGCGACGCCCTTTGTACAATGCACTCAAGTATCTGTCGTCGCTCCCTGTCATCTGGCTCCGTTCGTGGCCCGTGTTCATGTCGCTCTCGCCCGGCGCCGCACGTATCGTTGATGTGGCATGGTATGCGTGCGTACTGTTGAACACGCTCTTTTCGTTCTGGTGGGACGTGACGAATGACTGGGGCCTCGATCTGCTCCAACCACACTCGTTTCATGCACTCGTCACGCATCCGCCCACGCAGCTGCCGACCTTGCACCGGCGCTCTTCCAGCGAACACGACCACacacatgcagcgctgccGATGAAGCCGCAGGGCCATGTGCGTCGCCCCACAGTCCTGCGGATGCCTGAGAAGCCCCTACCGCTGCCCCCCAGTTTGTACTGGGCGATTCTATGCGTCAACCTGGTGCTTCGCTTCACGTGGTCCGTCAAGCTTAGCTCGCACTGGCAGTTCCTCTGGGACTGGCAGAGGGGCCTGCTTCTTCTCGAAGCGCTGGAGATCGTGCGGCGATGTGTGTGGGTCTTGCTGCGCGTCGAGTGGGAATTGGTGCGGCAACATCCTATGGATCTGTAG
- a CDS encoding large subunit ribosomal protein L8e produces MGRVIRAQRKSGGIFTAHTRLNKAPAKLRPFDFAERNGYVRGLVKDIIHDAGRGAPLARVTFRDPYHYKQVTETFIAPEGLHTGQFVYCGKKAMLNVGNVLPLSSLPEGTIVCNVEEKVGDRGALARTSGNYATVIGHDLDSGVTRIRLPSGAKKTVPSFGRATVGVVAGGGRIDKPLLKAGRAYHKYRVKRNCWPRTRGVAMNPVDHPHGGGNHEHIGHSSTVKRGSVPGQKVGLIAARRTGLQRGTIKVRDA; encoded by the exons ATGGGACGCG TTATCCGTGCTCAACGTAAGAGCGGTGGTATTTTCACTGCTCACACGCGCCTGAACAAGGCGCCTGCTAAGCTGCGCCCATTTGACTTTGCTGAGCGCAACGGTTACGTTCGCGGTCTTGTGAAGGACATTATCCACGATGCTGGACG TGGTGCTCCTCTTGCTCGTGTCACATTCCGTGACCCTTACCACTACAAGCAGGTCACTGAGACGTTTATCGCTCCCGAAGGTTTGCACACGGGTCAGTTTGTGTACTGCGGTAAGAAGGCCATGCTTAACGTCGGCAACGTGCTTCCTCTGAGCTCGCTCCCTGAGGGTACGATTGTGTGCAACGTCGAGGAGAAGGTCGGTGACCGCGGAGCGCTCGCGCGTACGTCGGGCAACTACGCCACTGTGATCGGTCACGACCTCGACTCGGGTGTGACCCGTATTCGTCTGCCCTCGGGCGCCAAGAAGACGGTGCCGAGCTTCGGCCGTGCTACTGTCGGTGTTGTTGCCGGTGGTGGTCGTATTGACAAGCCCTTGCTCAAGGCCGGCCGTGCCTACCACAAGTACCGCGTCAAGCGCAACTGCTGGCCTCGCACTCGTGGTGTGGCCATGAACCCCGTTGACCACCCTCACGGTGGTGGTAACCACGAGCACATTGGTCACTCGTCGACCGTCAAGCGTGGCTCCGTGCCAGGTCAGAAGGTCGGTCTTATTGCTGCCCGTCGCACCGGTCTCCAGCGCGGTACCATCAAGGTCCGCGACGCCTAA
- a CDS encoding protein SDA1, producing MVAKAPPRPTAVVVDQGLRYRSKTRGLLHTHNLPALQNLLKRDPSAYTEDFLAQWNHYESLRRIFASGVGQQVEGAALDGNVSAVRMSKDQQSQFDQLLSFVAQLAPSYPDITKALPEHLSELLLEHHASLSPETRKTCFRALSLLHNRQMISSEFFLKTLFPLLSMTSSSDMRTMLLHAIVQDIKLANQKSKDPRLNRMVQGLLFGMVERGMNPDDTSVVLRRADAELKGRTEALWAVRVASEMWRRRIWTDERTVALLAMACTHPHPKVQASAVRFFLGDLHAAENAGHDSDEEQGESEDVGRLQHQNRVGKKTKAAERRLKLAKAHARRRRKEQSEKALDEADQETGNLAAIHLLYDPQSFGENLFENLSRGDKRHSLEVKVRIMQLLSRVMSVHRLTILSFYSYMAKYLMPHQLHITLILVSLAQSVHEQTPTDVLTPAIRKIAYAFVHPGVSAEVVAAGINTIREICRRQPWCMEQDLLEDLVAYRHSKDKGVSAASRSLMLLYREVNPGMLHRTERGKAASIAMAQGKEAERYGVDRREVHGIQGLELLEQHLKERDDEAADDDAQWDGWEVESDDESDMSGGWVNVSSDDEQDYFELEKSDDDEEEKDDTKEVDTRPMSVRVREARRKRKEEQKQEGEDESESEPQPEPASHEEAPDAFSELATTRILTPADFAKLNELRLQAAEETAKTGGAAGARARRELAALQLTKKRTTGSHEVLDESDILGPRKKTKADYEERMASINAGREGREKFGSNKGKKKKEVASSSTNRQKAKGKNFQMVAKSWGVRSKKNASLREKSKRLRAHVNQAKKRMK from the coding sequence ATGGTGGCCAAAGCCCCGCCCCGTCCTACGGCCGTTGTCGTGGATCAGGGCCTCAGGTACCGCTCCAAGACGCGCGGACTATTGCATACCCACAACTTGCCAGCGCTTCAGAATTTACTGAAGCGTGATCCGTCAGCGTACACGGAGGATTTCCTTGCGCAATGGAACCACTACGAGAGCCTACGGCGCATTTTTGCGTCGGGTGTGGGGCAGCAAGTCGAGGGCGCTGCACTGGACGGCAATGTGAGTGCTGTGCGCATGAGCAAGGATCAGCAGTCGCAATTTGATCAGCTGCTTTCGTTCGTGGCACAGCTGGCGCCAAGCTACCCAGACATCACCAAGGCTCTGCCGGAGCATCTCAGTGAGCTCCTGCTAGAGCACCATGCGAGTCTTAGCCCCGAGACACGCAAGACGTGCTTTCGTGCATTGTCCCTACTGCACAATCGCCAGATGATTTCCAGTGAATTTTTCCTCAAGACGCTCTTTCCTCTGCTGAGCAtgacgtcgtcgtccgacaTGCGGACGATGCTGCTCCATGCGATTGTACAGGACATTAAGCTTGCGAACCAAAAGTCGAAGGATCCTCGTCTGAACCGCATGGTCCAGGGTCTGTTGTTTGGCATGGTAGAACGTGGCATGAATCCGGACGATACGAGCGTTGTACTGCGccgtgccgatgccgagctCAAGGGACGCACCGAAGCTCTGTGGGCGGTGCGAGTAGCCTCTGAAATGTGGCGACGCAGGATCTGGACGGATGAGCGCACTGTCGCTCTGCTTGCtatggcatgcacgcaccCACATCCCAAGGTGCAGGCATCAGCCGTGCGCTTTTTCCTGGGTGATTTGCATGCGGCAGAAAACGCAGGGCACGACAGCGATGAAGAGCAGGGCGAGTCAGAGGATGTAGGACGCCTCCAGCACCAGAACCGAGTCGGTAAAAAGACCAAGGCTGCTGAGCGACGACTGAAGCTCGCCAAggcgcacgcacgtcggcgacgcAAGGAGCAATCGGAAAAGGCCCTCGATGAAGCAGACCAGGAAACGGGCAACTTGGCGGCGATTCACCTCCTGTATGACCCGCAGTCATTCGGCGAGAATCTGTTCGAGAATCTCAGCCGCGGCGACAAGCGGCATTCGCTCGAAGTCAAAGTGCgcatcatgcagctgctgagccGGGTGATGAGCGTACACCGTTTGACCATTCTGAGCTTTTACAGCTACATGGCCAAGTACCTCATGCCGCACCAGCTCCATATCACCCTGATTCTTGTATCGCTGGCTCAGTCCGTGCACGAGCAGACGCCGACAGATGTTCTGACGCCGGCCATCCGCAAGATTGCGTATGCGTTTGTGCATCCTGGCGTCAGTGCCGAAGTCGTCGCGGCCGGTATCAACACGATCCGAGAGATCTGCCGCCGGCAGCCATGGTGCATGGAGCAAGATCTGCTGGAGGACCTGGTTGCGTACCGTCACTCCAAGGACAAAGGCGTCAGTGCGGCATCACGGAGTCTCATGCTGCTGTACCGCGAAGTCAATCCGGGTATGCTGCACCGCACAGAACGTGGCAAGGCAGCATCCATAGCCATGGCTCAGGGCAAGGAAGCTGAGCGCTATGGAGTGGACCGTCGAGAagtgcatggcatccaggGCCTTGAATTACTCGAGCAGCATCTGAAGGAGCGTGACGATGAAGCGGCCGATGATGACGCACAGTGGGACGGCTGGGAAGTCGAGAGTGATGACGAAAGCGATATGTCCGGTGGCTGGGTCAATGTCAgctcggacgacgagcaaGATTACTTTGAGCTGGAAAAGagtgatgacgacgaagaagagaaaGATGACACGAAGGAGGTAGACACGCGTCCTATgagtgtgcgtgtgcgcgagGCCCGACGAAAGCGCAAGGAAGAACAGAAGCAGGAGGGTGAAGACGAGTCAGAATCGGAACCACAGCCGGAGCCAGCGTCTCACGAAGAGGCGCCCGACGCCTTTTCCGAGCTagcgacgacgcgcatcCTCACGCCCGCCGACTTCGCCAAGCTCAATGAGCTGCGGCTCCAAGCGGCCGAGGAAACGGCCAagacaggcggcgcagctggcgcccgggcgcggcgcgagttggcagcgctgcagctgacCAAGAAGCGGACGACTGGCAGCCACGAGGTACTGGACGAGTCGGACATTCTGGGCCCGCGCAAGAAGACCAAAGCAGACTACGAAGAACGTATGGCGAGTATCAACGCTGGCCGCGAGGGCCGCGAGAAGTTTGGCAGCAACAAGGGGAAGAAAAAGAAAGAAgtggccagcagctcgaccaACCGCCAGAAGGCCAAAGGCAAGAACTTCCAGATGGTGGCCAAGAGCTGGGGTGTGCGCAGCAAAAAGaatgcgtcgctgcgtgagAAAAGCAAGCGCCTTCGCGCGCATGTCAACCAGGCGAAGAAACGTATGAAATAG